A region from the Medicago truncatula cultivar Jemalong A17 chromosome 6, MtrunA17r5.0-ANR, whole genome shotgun sequence genome encodes:
- the LOC25496253 gene encoding probable terpene synthase 2 isoform X1 → MSTLTNSNPEIKQRNLADYHPNIWGEYFIQYASESMDLDQNIVAEIDTLKSEVRNMLVAKTDEPFAKVKLVDSICRLGVSYHFEKEIDDVLQQVHKSCVENGEVILEDNLCALAVLFRVLRQQGFYVSPNVFTKFKDKQGNFNETLITDVEGMLSLYEASHMIVHEEDILEEALGFTSTHLESIATQLNHSLAEQVKYASKHPIHKNLPRLEARHYISIYEQDPSHNEILLTFSKLDFNLLQSLHQKEFGNICKWWKELDFSSKLPYARDRIVECSFWSLIVYFEPQYPQARKMLSKVNAILSFIDDTYDSYGTIDELELFTEAIERWDIDALNNLPDYMKLLYKSFWNIYKEIEQEMIKQGRLYILNYYEKEFKKAVQAYMTEARWLNKNYIPTTEEYMSVSTISCCSTLLILTSYIGMGDTVIENIFNWLTNEPIIANAAATICRVMDEIVSSEFEHKRGHVCSLLDCYIKQYGMTREAAIQECQKRVAIAWKDINKECLRPTEVPIEFLTRALNFSRFMDVFYTDKDNYTHVEGLMKTYIKDVLVDPIPI, encoded by the exons ATGTCTACTCTAACTAACTCCAATcctgaaatcaagcaaagaaatCTGGCAGATTATCACCCTAATATTTGGGGGgaatattttattcaatatgCTTCGGAGTCTATG GATCTTGATCAAAACATTGTAGCAGAAATTGATACACTTAAAAGTGAAGTGAGAAATATGCTTGTCGCAAAAACAGATGAGCCTTTCGCGAAAGTTAAACTGGTTGATTCAATATGTCGTTTGGGTGTGAGTTATCactttgaaaaagaaattgatgatGTTTTGCAACAAGTTCACAAGAGCTGTGTTGAAAATGGAGAAGTAATTCTTGAAGACAACCTTTGCGCTCTTGCTGTGCTGTTTAGGGTGTTGAGGCAACAAGGATTTTACGTTTCACCGA ATGTGTTCACCAAGTTCAAGGATAAGCAAGGAAACTTTAACGAAACACTTATCACGGACGTTGAAGGGATGCTAAGCTTGTATGAAGCTTCACATATGATCGTTCATGAAGAAGACATTTTGGAAGAGGCATTGGGGTTTACTTCCACTCACCTGGAGTCCATTGCTACTCAATTAAACCATTCTCTTGCAGAACAGGTCAAATATGCTTCAAAGCATCCTATACACAAGAATTTGCCTAGGCTAGAGGCACGACATTACATTTCTATCTACGAGCAAGATCCATCCCATAATGAAATTCTACTCACTTTCTCGAAATTAGATTTTAATTTGCTCCAAAGCCTACATCAAAAAGAATTTGGTAACATTTGCAA aTGGTGGAAGGAATTGGACTTCTCTAGCAAATTACCTTATGCACGAGACAGGATTGTGGAATGTTCGTTTTGGAGTTTAATCGTATATTTTGAGCCCCAATATCCTCAAGCAAGGAAAATGTTGTCGAAAGTAAACGCCATATTATCATTCATTGATGATACATATGATTCATATGGAACCATTGATGAACTGGAGCTTTTTACCGAAGCAATTGAAAG GTGGGATATTGACGCCTTGAATAATCTTCCAGACTACATGAAATTACTTTATAAATCATTCTGGAATATTTACAAGGAAATAGAGCAAGAAATGATTAAACAAGGAAGGTTGTATATCCTCAACTACTACGAAAAAGAA ttTAAAAAGGCAGTCCAAGCTTATATGACTGAGGCCAGATGGTTGAACAAAAACTATATACCAACAACAGAAGAGTACATGAGCGTATCAACAATATCATGTTGCTCCACTTTGCTAATATTAACTTCTTACATTGGCATGGGAGACACAGTCATAGAGAACATCTTCAATTGGTTAACGAATGAGCCAATTATTGCTAATGCTGCTGCAACTATCTGTAGGGTGATGGATGAAATTGTGTCCAGTGag TTTGAACATAAAAGAGGACATGTTTGCTCATTGTTGGATTGCTATATAAAACAATATGGTATGACTAGGGAAGCTGCTATTCAAGAATGCCAAAAGAGAGTTGCAATCGCTTGGAAAGATATAAACAAAGAATGTCTAAGGCCAACCGAAGTTCCAATCGAGTTTCTAACCCGCGCTCTCAATTTTTCGCGTTTTATGGATGTGTTTTACACAGATAAAGATAACTATACTCATGTTGAAGGTCTCATGAAAACATACATTAAAGACGTCCTGGTGGATCCAATTCCAATTTGA
- the LOC25496253 gene encoding probable terpene synthase 2 isoform X3 — protein MLVAKTDEPFAKVKLVDSICRLGVSYHFEKEIDDVLQQVHKSCVENGEVILEDNLCALAVLFRVLRQQGFYVSPNVFTKFKDKQGNFNETLITDVEGMLSLYEASHMIVHEEDILEEALGFTSTHLESIATQLNHSLAEQVKYASKHPIHKNLPRLEARHYISIYEQDPSHNEILLTFSKLDFNLLQSLHQKEFGNICKWWKELDFSSKLPYARDRIVECSFWSLIVYFEPQYPQARKMLSKVNAILSFIDDTYDSYGTIDELELFTEAIERWDIDALNNLPDYMKLLYKSFWNIYKEIEQEMIKQGRLYILNYYEKEFKKAVQAYMTEARWLNKNYIPTTEEYMSVSTISCCSTLLILTSYIGMGDTVIENIFNWLTNEPIIANAAATICRVMDEIVSSEFEHKRGHVCSLLDCYIKQYGMTREAAIQECQKRVAIAWKDINKECLRPTEVPIEFLTRALNFSRFMDVFYTDKDNYTHVEGLMKTYIKDVLVDPIPI, from the exons ATGCTTGTCGCAAAAACAGATGAGCCTTTCGCGAAAGTTAAACTGGTTGATTCAATATGTCGTTTGGGTGTGAGTTATCactttgaaaaagaaattgatgatGTTTTGCAACAAGTTCACAAGAGCTGTGTTGAAAATGGAGAAGTAATTCTTGAAGACAACCTTTGCGCTCTTGCTGTGCTGTTTAGGGTGTTGAGGCAACAAGGATTTTACGTTTCACCGA ATGTGTTCACCAAGTTCAAGGATAAGCAAGGAAACTTTAACGAAACACTTATCACGGACGTTGAAGGGATGCTAAGCTTGTATGAAGCTTCACATATGATCGTTCATGAAGAAGACATTTTGGAAGAGGCATTGGGGTTTACTTCCACTCACCTGGAGTCCATTGCTACTCAATTAAACCATTCTCTTGCAGAACAGGTCAAATATGCTTCAAAGCATCCTATACACAAGAATTTGCCTAGGCTAGAGGCACGACATTACATTTCTATCTACGAGCAAGATCCATCCCATAATGAAATTCTACTCACTTTCTCGAAATTAGATTTTAATTTGCTCCAAAGCCTACATCAAAAAGAATTTGGTAACATTTGCAA aTGGTGGAAGGAATTGGACTTCTCTAGCAAATTACCTTATGCACGAGACAGGATTGTGGAATGTTCGTTTTGGAGTTTAATCGTATATTTTGAGCCCCAATATCCTCAAGCAAGGAAAATGTTGTCGAAAGTAAACGCCATATTATCATTCATTGATGATACATATGATTCATATGGAACCATTGATGAACTGGAGCTTTTTACCGAAGCAATTGAAAG GTGGGATATTGACGCCTTGAATAATCTTCCAGACTACATGAAATTACTTTATAAATCATTCTGGAATATTTACAAGGAAATAGAGCAAGAAATGATTAAACAAGGAAGGTTGTATATCCTCAACTACTACGAAAAAGAA ttTAAAAAGGCAGTCCAAGCTTATATGACTGAGGCCAGATGGTTGAACAAAAACTATATACCAACAACAGAAGAGTACATGAGCGTATCAACAATATCATGTTGCTCCACTTTGCTAATATTAACTTCTTACATTGGCATGGGAGACACAGTCATAGAGAACATCTTCAATTGGTTAACGAATGAGCCAATTATTGCTAATGCTGCTGCAACTATCTGTAGGGTGATGGATGAAATTGTGTCCAGTGag TTTGAACATAAAAGAGGACATGTTTGCTCATTGTTGGATTGCTATATAAAACAATATGGTATGACTAGGGAAGCTGCTATTCAAGAATGCCAAAAGAGAGTTGCAATCGCTTGGAAAGATATAAACAAAGAATGTCTAAGGCCAACCGAAGTTCCAATCGAGTTTCTAACCCGCGCTCTCAATTTTTCGCGTTTTATGGATGTGTTTTACACAGATAAAGATAACTATACTCATGTTGAAGGTCTCATGAAAACATACATTAAAGACGTCCTGGTGGATCCAATTCCAATTTGA
- the LOC25496253 gene encoding probable terpene synthase 2 isoform X2, which translates to MSTLTNSNPEIKQRNLADYHPNIWGEYFIQYASESMDLDQNIVAEIDTLKSEVRNMLVAKTDEPFAKVKLVDSICRLGVSYHFEKEIDDVLQQVHKSCVENGEVILEDNLCALAVLFRVLRQQGFYVSPNVFTKFKDKQGNFNETLITDVEGMLSLYEASHMIVHEEDILEEALGFTSTHLESIATQLNHSLAEQVKYASKHPIHKNLPRLEARHYISIYEQDPSHNEILLTFSKLDFNLLQSLHQKEFGNICKWWKELDFSSKLPYARDRIVECSFWSLIVYFEPQYPQARKMLSKVNAILSFIDDTYDSYGTIDELELFTEAIERWDIDALNNLPDYMKLLYKSFWNIYKEIEQEMIKQGRLYILNYYEKEAVQAYMTEARWLNKNYIPTTEEYMSVSTISCCSTLLILTSYIGMGDTVIENIFNWLTNEPIIANAAATICRVMDEIVSSEFEHKRGHVCSLLDCYIKQYGMTREAAIQECQKRVAIAWKDINKECLRPTEVPIEFLTRALNFSRFMDVFYTDKDNYTHVEGLMKTYIKDVLVDPIPI; encoded by the exons ATGTCTACTCTAACTAACTCCAATcctgaaatcaagcaaagaaatCTGGCAGATTATCACCCTAATATTTGGGGGgaatattttattcaatatgCTTCGGAGTCTATG GATCTTGATCAAAACATTGTAGCAGAAATTGATACACTTAAAAGTGAAGTGAGAAATATGCTTGTCGCAAAAACAGATGAGCCTTTCGCGAAAGTTAAACTGGTTGATTCAATATGTCGTTTGGGTGTGAGTTATCactttgaaaaagaaattgatgatGTTTTGCAACAAGTTCACAAGAGCTGTGTTGAAAATGGAGAAGTAATTCTTGAAGACAACCTTTGCGCTCTTGCTGTGCTGTTTAGGGTGTTGAGGCAACAAGGATTTTACGTTTCACCGA ATGTGTTCACCAAGTTCAAGGATAAGCAAGGAAACTTTAACGAAACACTTATCACGGACGTTGAAGGGATGCTAAGCTTGTATGAAGCTTCACATATGATCGTTCATGAAGAAGACATTTTGGAAGAGGCATTGGGGTTTACTTCCACTCACCTGGAGTCCATTGCTACTCAATTAAACCATTCTCTTGCAGAACAGGTCAAATATGCTTCAAAGCATCCTATACACAAGAATTTGCCTAGGCTAGAGGCACGACATTACATTTCTATCTACGAGCAAGATCCATCCCATAATGAAATTCTACTCACTTTCTCGAAATTAGATTTTAATTTGCTCCAAAGCCTACATCAAAAAGAATTTGGTAACATTTGCAA aTGGTGGAAGGAATTGGACTTCTCTAGCAAATTACCTTATGCACGAGACAGGATTGTGGAATGTTCGTTTTGGAGTTTAATCGTATATTTTGAGCCCCAATATCCTCAAGCAAGGAAAATGTTGTCGAAAGTAAACGCCATATTATCATTCATTGATGATACATATGATTCATATGGAACCATTGATGAACTGGAGCTTTTTACCGAAGCAATTGAAAG GTGGGATATTGACGCCTTGAATAATCTTCCAGACTACATGAAATTACTTTATAAATCATTCTGGAATATTTACAAGGAAATAGAGCAAGAAATGATTAAACAAGGAAGGTTGTATATCCTCAACTACTACGAAAAAGAA GCAGTCCAAGCTTATATGACTGAGGCCAGATGGTTGAACAAAAACTATATACCAACAACAGAAGAGTACATGAGCGTATCAACAATATCATGTTGCTCCACTTTGCTAATATTAACTTCTTACATTGGCATGGGAGACACAGTCATAGAGAACATCTTCAATTGGTTAACGAATGAGCCAATTATTGCTAATGCTGCTGCAACTATCTGTAGGGTGATGGATGAAATTGTGTCCAGTGag TTTGAACATAAAAGAGGACATGTTTGCTCATTGTTGGATTGCTATATAAAACAATATGGTATGACTAGGGAAGCTGCTATTCAAGAATGCCAAAAGAGAGTTGCAATCGCTTGGAAAGATATAAACAAAGAATGTCTAAGGCCAACCGAAGTTCCAATCGAGTTTCTAACCCGCGCTCTCAATTTTTCGCGTTTTATGGATGTGTTTTACACAGATAAAGATAACTATACTCATGTTGAAGGTCTCATGAAAACATACATTAAAGACGTCCTGGTGGATCCAATTCCAATTTGA
- the LOC25496254 gene encoding F-box protein At2g26850, with the protein MALYILLETGRFWFPAQVYKATLQILYCYDAIVSYDSKTDTFRARSPNLGRQWIQGDIPWDMLRIPPPKTFLVDYYEYTDLDELKPGDLIEIQKRRRIGFPICDWAHGIIFHSESCYEDVNNCSCQKSDTLTMGIFKCNSRKDYVMSKSMKHKNAYREFNFLKGIRKSLDEEEIEKWNDLITTNNRFATDE; encoded by the exons ATGGCTTTGTATATCCTCCTTGAGACTGGTCGCTTCTGGTTTCCTGCTCAAGTTTATAAG GCAACATTGCAAATATTATACTGTTATGACGCCATCGTTAGCTATGATTCTAAAACAGATACCTTTCGAGCAAG GTCTCCAAATTTAGGGCGACAATGGATTCAAGGAGATATTCCCTGGGATATGTTGAGAATACCACCTCCAAAGACATTTTTAGTGGATTACTATGAGTATACTGATTTGGATGAATTGAAACCAGGTGAtcttattgagattcaaaagaGAAGAAGGATAGGATTCCCTATTTGTG ACTGGGCGCATGGGATAATTTTCCATTCGGAGTCATGTTACGAGGATGTGAATAATTGCTCATGCCAAAAAAGTG ACACTTTGACTATGGGGATTTTCAAATGCAACTCTCGCAAGGATTATGTAATGAGTAAATCAATGAAACACAAAAATGCTTATAGAGAATTCAACTTTCTCAAAGGAATCAGAAAATCACTTGATGAGGAGGAGATTGAAAAGTGGAACGACCTCATTACAACAAATAATAGGTTTGCGACCGATGAATGA
- the LOC25496256 gene encoding ras-related protein Rab7, with product MALCRRTLLKVIVLGDSGVGKTSLMNQYALKKFSLKCKGTIGADFVTKDLQIDNKLVTLQIWDTEGKETFQNVCADFYRGADCCVLVYDVNCFESFDILDSWHDDFLKKGNTSNHGISPFILLGNKVDIDGGKSRVVPEKKAKKWCASKGNIPYFETSAKEDFNVDDAFLCIAKTALANERDQNICVQPIWPAMLENEQRVGCACWFEFLSTALTQVLHTLFGKRI from the exons ATGGCACTATGCAGAAGAACATTGCTCAAAGTTATCGTTCTAGGAGACAGTGG gGTTGGAAAAACATCTTTGATGAATCA ATATGCACTCAAGAAGTTTAGTCTGAAATGCAAGGGTACAATAGGTGCTGATTTTGTTACCAAAGATTTACAGATCGATAACAAACTCGTTACATTACAG ATATGGGACACTGAAGGGAAAGAGACATTTCAAAATGTGTGTGCTGACTTTTATAGAGGAGCTGATTGTTGCGTTCTTGTCTATGATGTCAATTGTTTTGAGTCATTTGATATTCTTGATTCCTGGCACGATGACTTTCTCAAAAAG GGAAATACTTCTAATCATGGGAtttctccatttattttgctTGGAAACAAAGTTGATATTGATGGCGGGAAAAGTCGAGTG GTTCCTGAGAAGAAAGCAAAGAAATGGTGCGCCTCAAAAGGGAATATTCCCTACTTTGAGACTTCTGCAAAAGAGGACTTCAATGTTGATGATGCATTCCTGTGTATTGCAAAAACTGCTTTAGCCAATGAGCGTGACCAGAACAT ATGTGTTCAACCTATATGGCCTGCTATGCTAGAGAATGAGCAGAGAGTTGGATGTGCATGTTGGTTTGAATTTCTCTCTACTGCATTGACTCAAGTTCTTCATACACTTTTTGGAAAGAGAATATGA